In one Marispirochaeta aestuarii genomic region, the following are encoded:
- a CDS encoding DUF4912 domain-containing protein, translating to MTKERLLGLSDEIIRELARKEGVHFSPETGREELVEQIIEALDEDRVDREVLNNLAMRIKEKKYEVVQDEDIFISDDNEYPIPQSYNETKIFLMLRDPYWAFCYWEIFPSEAAEIKRSEGLTELFLRVYTLPDGELTIKSFSDYFDIPVSLSDDCWYINLPQSGIRYCIDLVSITKGSIKRLCRSNIISSPRGDVQEEMKSADNPLLETLFLSGLFDVNIADEKDEIPQRIISLIDSQYVHLTN from the coding sequence ATGACCAAAGAGCGTCTTTTAGGACTCTCCGACGAGATAATCCGGGAGCTTGCACGCAAAGAAGGAGTTCATTTTTCTCCTGAAACGGGGAGGGAAGAACTCGTCGAGCAGATTATCGAGGCCCTTGACGAGGACCGTGTGGATCGCGAGGTTTTAAATAATCTTGCAATGCGGATAAAGGAAAAGAAATACGAGGTCGTTCAGGATGAAGATATCTTTATTTCGGATGACAATGAGTATCCGATTCCTCAAAGCTATAACGAAACGAAAATTTTTCTGATGCTCAGGGATCCTTACTGGGCTTTCTGTTACTGGGAGATATTCCCTTCCGAGGCTGCTGAAATAAAGCGCTCCGAGGGGCTTACGGAGCTTTTCCTCCGTGTGTATACCCTCCCTGACGGTGAACTGACGATCAAGAGTTTCAGTGACTATTTTGACATTCCCGTCTCGCTTTCCGACGACTGCTGGTACATCAACCTGCCCCAGAGCGGAATCCGTTACTGCATCGACCTGGTTTCGATTACCAAGGGATCCATAAAGCGATTATGCAGATCGAATATAATTTCCAGTCCCCGGGGAGATGTTCAGGAAGAGATGAAGTCCGCCGACAATCCGCTGCTTGAAACCCTTTTTCTGTCGGGACTCTTTGATGTAAACATCGCCGATGAGAAAGATGAGATTCCTCAGAGAATAATCTCACTGATAGACAGCCAGTACGTACATCTGACTAATTAA
- a CDS encoding M23 family metallopeptidase, whose translation MVRLKRSAVSALLILCPLILFSLDYQWPVKNILLTGTFGEDRGDHFHSGIDLGGGEQEIYPVDQGELIFFYEESAPASRVPSGMGNFVVAEHTGGVRSLYAHLQESTEDARNYQLDPAVPLGVMGESGSSLGVHLHLSVIDSDTDNIVNPLLILPPLIDTTHPNISGVFLVRGQEEIALDERSEPVASGRWDLRLEMHDQSEHSYYWPMAPFRVTVYMNGSESVYMTYEFLSIRDGTHYLLNTPGFSHDTMYISETRISLGEINLNPGETRFEIVVADYAGNETVFQKALAVR comes from the coding sequence ATGGTCCGGTTAAAAAGGTCTGCGGTTTCTGCTCTGTTGATTCTTTGCCCCCTGATCCTCTTTTCACTGGATTATCAGTGGCCGGTAAAAAATATCCTCCTTACGGGTACCTTCGGTGAAGACCGGGGAGACCATTTCCATTCCGGTATTGATCTTGGAGGCGGCGAACAGGAGATCTATCCTGTCGATCAGGGAGAGCTTATCTTCTTCTACGAAGAATCGGCACCGGCCTCGCGTGTTCCTTCCGGTATGGGGAACTTTGTTGTAGCCGAGCATACAGGGGGGGTGCGTTCCCTGTATGCCCATTTACAGGAGAGTACCGAGGACGCCCGGAACTATCAGCTTGACCCTGCGGTTCCTCTGGGGGTGATGGGGGAGAGTGGAAGCTCCCTCGGAGTACACCTGCATCTTTCGGTGATAGATTCGGATACGGATAATATCGTCAATCCCCTTTTGATTCTGCCTCCCCTGATAGATACCACTCACCCGAACATAAGCGGAGTTTTCCTGGTACGGGGACAGGAGGAGATTGCTCTGGATGAGAGGAGTGAACCCGTCGCTTCAGGGCGCTGGGATCTCAGGCTTGAGATGCATGATCAGAGTGAGCACTCCTATTACTGGCCCATGGCGCCTTTCAGGGTTACCGTTTACATGAACGGTTCAGAATCGGTATACATGACCTATGAATTCCTTTCCATCAGGGATGGTACCCATTATCTGCTGAATACCCCGGGATTTTCCCACGACACCATGTATATCAGTGAAACCAGGATAAGTCTCGGAGAGATCAATCTGAATCCCGGTGAGACGCGTTTTGAAATCGTTGTAGCGGATTATGCCGGCAACGAGACCGTATTTCAGAAGGCTTTGGCGGTCCGGTAA
- a CDS encoding methyltransferase domain-containing protein codes for MKTFSMSPGEEKKRLIECPVCGYPESSPRWSGSMGFVTCGRCGLVYQNPQPMLEDLAQRYDDEYFEYERENEENFFSLMLMGLEDIGFPELAGDLPRSFLDVGCATGKLIAHVKELGFSEQGVEICAPSARYGIEKRGVSIFIGTLEEAAFRDESFGVVHCSHLIEHLTDPAAFVDEVRRILVPGGIFLVTTPDIQGMQARLFGEGWRSAIHDHMVLFSRTTLRRLLEDKGFSVEKRRSWGGLAVGTAPAPLKRIADRACKFLNQGDVMILLARKPLSGEG; via the coding sequence ATGAAGACCTTTTCCATGTCTCCCGGAGAAGAAAAAAAGAGGCTCATAGAATGTCCTGTGTGCGGATACCCGGAGAGCAGTCCCCGCTGGTCAGGGAGTATGGGCTTTGTGACCTGTGGCCGCTGCGGGCTGGTGTATCAGAACCCGCAGCCGATGCTTGAGGATCTGGCGCAGCGCTATGACGATGAATACTTTGAATATGAACGTGAAAATGAGGAGAATTTCTTCTCTCTTATGCTCATGGGACTCGAGGATATCGGGTTCCCCGAGCTTGCGGGGGATCTTCCCCGAAGCTTCCTGGATGTAGGCTGTGCGACCGGAAAGCTGATAGCCCACGTAAAGGAGCTGGGTTTTTCGGAACAAGGGGTCGAAATATGTGCTCCTTCGGCCCGCTACGGAATAGAAAAACGGGGGGTCAGCATCTTTATCGGCACCCTTGAGGAGGCGGCTTTCCGGGATGAGAGCTTCGGAGTCGTTCACTGCAGTCACCTGATTGAGCATCTGACCGATCCTGCGGCCTTCGTTGATGAGGTCCGTCGTATTCTTGTTCCCGGGGGGATCTTCCTTGTGACGACTCCGGACATTCAGGGCATGCAGGCTCGTCTCTTCGGAGAAGGCTGGCGCTCTGCTATACATGATCACATGGTACTTTTTTCCAGGACCACCCTCCGGCGCCTGCTTGAAGACAAGGGTTTCAGCGTGGAGAAGCGGCGTTCCTGGGGAGGCCTTGCTGTCGGGACGGCTCCGGCACCTCTCAAGAGAATCGCCGACAGGGCATGTAAATTTCTGAATCAGGGGGACGTAATGATTCTCCTGGCCCGCAAACCTTTATCCGGGGAGGGCTGA
- a CDS encoding DUF1820 family protein yields MSIYRVHFSWKGKEVSLKARSLDLTHPYFVSIKDLILPKNSSLIINPAEDDFRKEFSEAKHIMLPFQSVSLIEELPEENAEGPKTLNFVKKEEEDKPE; encoded by the coding sequence GTGTCGATTTACCGGGTCCATTTTTCCTGGAAAGGCAAGGAAGTAAGCCTGAAAGCCCGCAGTCTGGATCTGACCCACCCCTACTTTGTTTCAATCAAGGATCTGATTCTGCCGAAGAACAGCAGCCTCATTATCAACCCCGCGGAAGACGATTTTCGCAAGGAGTTCTCCGAGGCGAAGCACATTATGTTGCCCTTTCAAAGCGTCTCCCTGATTGAGGAACTGCCCGAAGAGAACGCCGAAGGACCAAAGACCCTGAATTTCGTAAAAAAAGAGGAAGAGGACAAACCTGAATGA
- the mraZ gene encoding division/cell wall cluster transcriptional repressor MraZ has translation MITGEYKNSLDDKGRLLIPSKLRTDLEGERLVLTRGVETCLWLFPLEQWKSLAEQLTQSTSLFQKRARILKRRIIAPAQEVEIDKAGRITIPPTLREYADLNKETIILGLENYMEIWNESSYQEDLESNEEEFMAAAEELGKILSL, from the coding sequence GTGATTACCGGGGAATATAAAAACTCCCTGGACGACAAGGGACGACTTCTGATCCCGTCCAAACTCCGGACGGATCTCGAAGGGGAGCGCCTCGTGCTGACCCGGGGGGTCGAAACCTGTCTCTGGCTTTTTCCTCTTGAACAGTGGAAGTCTCTGGCTGAACAGCTTACCCAGTCGACTTCCCTTTTTCAGAAAAGGGCGCGTATCCTGAAGCGCCGCATCATTGCTCCTGCCCAGGAAGTGGAAATAGACAAAGCGGGCAGGATCACAATTCCTCCGACCCTGCGGGAGTATGCTGATCTGAACAAGGAGACGATAATCCTCGGGCTGGAAAACTATATGGAAATATGGAACGAATCTTCCTACCAGGAAGATCTCGAATCCAACGAAGAAGAGTTCATGGCAGCCGCCGAGGAGCTGGGAAAAATACTTTCCCTCTAA
- a CDS encoding glycoside hydrolase family 57 protein, with product MPRGYLSFVLHAHLPFVRHPEYAHFLEENWLFEAISETYLPLLRRFFALKEEGIPFRITLSVSPTLASMLNDELLQKRYVGHLEKQLELASKELLRTRDDEQFRPVVRMYKELLDQNYQDFTVLYKNNILRGIRELEKSGHIELITTAATHAFLPLFEEYPEAVEAQIHTAVINHGRLFGTAPKGFWLPECGYYPGVERIIKQYNLNYSIASPHGILFSDTKSPYGIYAPMECRNGLPLFGRDIPSSRAVWSEEEGYPGDFAYREFYRDIGFDLPMDYIRPYIHDDDIRVYTGFKYYAITGKTDKKRPYDPGVAAAKAQDHAENFLYNRVKQADKLSRFMDRPPVIVCPYDAELFGHWWFEGPQWLESLIRLMAESGDGLEMLTPSDYLEVYPDNPRGEPTFSSWGNKGYAEVWIDGSNDWIYRHVHKAIERMKDLVKRYPAESGLKLRVLNQAAREVLLSQASDWPFIIKTGTTIPYAEKRIKEHLYNFNRIYDNLCRNTVDTEWVTGIEKKNNVFPDIDYRIFKENG from the coding sequence ATGCCGAGAGGATATCTCAGTTTTGTTTTACATGCCCATTTGCCTTTTGTGCGCCATCCGGAGTATGCACACTTTCTTGAGGAAAACTGGCTTTTTGAGGCTATATCGGAAACCTATCTTCCCCTGCTTCGCCGGTTTTTCGCATTGAAGGAAGAGGGAATCCCCTTCAGGATAACCCTCTCGGTATCTCCGACTCTTGCGAGCATGCTGAATGACGAACTCCTGCAGAAACGGTATGTGGGTCATCTGGAAAAGCAGCTCGAGCTGGCCAGCAAGGAGCTTCTGCGCACCCGGGATGACGAGCAGTTTCGTCCTGTGGTGAGGATGTACAAAGAGCTGCTGGATCAGAATTATCAGGATTTTACTGTTCTGTACAAGAACAACATTCTCAGGGGAATACGGGAGCTGGAAAAATCAGGGCATATAGAGCTTATTACCACTGCAGCGACTCACGCCTTTCTGCCCCTCTTCGAGGAGTACCCGGAAGCCGTGGAGGCCCAGATCCATACGGCGGTAATAAATCACGGGCGGCTTTTCGGTACCGCCCCAAAAGGATTCTGGCTGCCCGAATGCGGTTATTATCCCGGAGTCGAGCGGATCATCAAACAGTACAACCTGAACTACAGCATAGCTTCACCCCACGGTATTCTTTTCTCCGATACCAAGTCCCCCTACGGCATCTATGCTCCCATGGAATGCCGGAACGGACTTCCCCTTTTCGGTCGGGATATTCCGTCCTCCCGGGCGGTCTGGTCAGAAGAGGAGGGGTATCCCGGAGACTTCGCGTATCGCGAGTTTTACCGGGACATCGGCTTCGATCTGCCCATGGATTATATCCGGCCCTATATTCATGATGATGATATCCGCGTATATACAGGCTTCAAGTACTATGCGATTACGGGAAAGACTGATAAAAAGCGCCCCTACGATCCCGGGGTGGCAGCGGCGAAGGCCCAGGATCACGCGGAGAACTTTCTCTACAACAGGGTAAAACAGGCGGACAAACTGTCGCGTTTTATGGACCGACCTCCGGTTATCGTCTGTCCCTACGATGCGGAACTTTTTGGTCACTGGTGGTTTGAAGGGCCACAGTGGCTTGAATCTCTGATTCGTTTGATGGCTGAATCCGGTGACGGCCTTGAAATGCTTACCCCCAGCGATTATCTTGAAGTTTACCCTGATAATCCCAGGGGTGAACCGACCTTCTCCAGCTGGGGAAACAAGGGATACGCCGAGGTATGGATCGACGGCAGCAATGACTGGATATACCGGCACGTTCACAAGGCCATAGAGCGGATGAAGGACCTGGTGAAGCGTTACCCTGCTGAGTCCGGACTCAAGCTGCGGGTTCTGAATCAGGCAGCCCGGGAGGTGCTTCTGAGCCAGGCTTCGGACTGGCCATTTATTATCAAGACCGGTACAACGATTCCCTACGCGGAGAAGCGCATAAAGGAACACCTGTATAACTTCAATCGCATATACGACAACCTGTGCCGTAACACCGTGGATACCGAATGGGTAACCGGAATCGAAAAAAAGAACAATGTTTTTCCGGATATTGATTATAGAATATTCAAGGAAAACGGCTGA
- the recN gene encoding DNA repair protein RecN, with protein MLEELRIENFALIDSINIRFSRGLNILTGETGAGKSIIVGALGAILGDKADTGVIRSHADEARISGVLLVDHNPDALAWLSEHDIVPEEGTVIVRRVIRRNGRGSVFLQDSQIPRATLQEFTSLLFDMHGQHEHQSLLQVDQHRKLLDSFAGIENQVSQLASNFSELTRLRREYDSMNQAEREQLRELDFLNHAIEEIDAAHLKPGEEESLQEELEIISQAEKIYSHLEEFSRLSSESRGGAIAYLRKARDELSFLTGIVQKLEPLLGRFESAFLEMEDIIESVRAYNDEVQFSPGRLDEIEQRLMQIRRLEKKYGDSIEEVLQYREDSAAKINSIDSWQERKEEMEQQLSELNRKIGQIARSVSESRRQVAGNLKAAVEERIRPLGMQKAVFSVQVEPRTGENGKTVCGPSGTDQVEFLIAPNQGEPLKPLRTIASGGELSRLMLAIKTVLSEADQIDSLIFDEIDTGIGGEVGLALGEQLSLLAERKQILCITHLASVAVRADNHIVVTKEIEDGRTITHTRSLSEDERVTEIARMLSGDPVGAASISHARELIGKYPPKAGLKRSESG; from the coding sequence ATGCTTGAGGAACTGAGGATCGAGAACTTCGCCCTTATAGATTCCATCAATATCCGATTTTCCCGGGGGCTGAACATCCTTACCGGAGAGACCGGTGCGGGAAAATCGATAATTGTCGGGGCGCTGGGAGCAATTCTCGGGGACAAGGCGGATACGGGTGTAATCCGCAGCCACGCCGACGAGGCAAGAATCTCCGGGGTTCTCCTGGTGGATCATAATCCCGATGCCCTGGCATGGCTTTCTGAACACGATATCGTACCCGAAGAGGGGACCGTCATAGTGCGCAGGGTCATTCGCCGAAACGGACGGGGAAGTGTTTTTCTGCAGGACAGCCAGATTCCCCGGGCAACGCTTCAGGAGTTCACCTCCCTGCTTTTTGACATGCACGGTCAGCATGAACACCAGTCACTGCTCCAGGTTGATCAGCACCGGAAGCTCCTGGACTCCTTCGCCGGTATCGAAAATCAGGTTTCACAGCTGGCCTCCAACTTCAGCGAATTAACCAGGCTGCGCAGGGAATACGACTCCATGAATCAGGCGGAGCGTGAACAGCTGCGGGAGCTCGATTTCCTGAATCATGCAATCGAGGAAATTGACGCCGCCCATCTCAAGCCGGGAGAAGAAGAGTCCCTTCAGGAAGAGCTCGAAATAATCTCCCAGGCGGAAAAGATATATTCCCATCTCGAGGAGTTTTCCCGCCTTTCCAGTGAAAGCCGGGGAGGGGCCATCGCTTACCTAAGAAAAGCCAGGGATGAGCTGAGTTTTCTGACCGGTATTGTTCAGAAGCTGGAACCCCTCCTGGGCCGCTTCGAATCGGCTTTTCTCGAAATGGAGGACATAATCGAATCTGTCCGGGCCTATAATGACGAAGTTCAGTTTTCACCCGGCCGCCTGGATGAAATCGAGCAGCGCCTCATGCAGATCCGCAGACTGGAGAAAAAATACGGCGACAGTATCGAGGAGGTCCTTCAGTACCGTGAGGACTCCGCGGCAAAAATCAACTCCATCGATTCCTGGCAGGAGAGAAAGGAGGAGATGGAACAGCAGCTGTCAGAGCTTAATCGCAAGATCGGACAGATTGCCCGGTCGGTGAGCGAATCCCGCAGGCAGGTTGCCGGGAATCTCAAGGCCGCCGTGGAAGAGAGAATACGTCCCCTGGGAATGCAGAAGGCGGTATTCTCCGTACAGGTAGAGCCGAGGACCGGGGAGAACGGAAAGACAGTATGCGGACCTTCCGGTACCGACCAGGTTGAGTTTCTCATTGCTCCGAATCAGGGGGAGCCCCTTAAGCCCCTCAGAACCATCGCTTCCGGAGGAGAACTCTCCCGTCTCATGCTGGCAATAAAAACGGTTCTGTCCGAGGCTGACCAGATCGACTCGCTTATCTTCGATGAAATCGACACAGGCATCGGAGGAGAAGTGGGGCTCGCCCTGGGAGAACAGCTTTCCCTGCTGGCTGAACGAAAACAAATACTTTGCATAACACATCTTGCATCTGTGGCCGTTCGTGCCGATAATCATATTGTGGTGACGAAAGAGATCGAGGACGGACGCACTATCACGCATACACGAAGCCTGAGCGAAGATGAACGGGTGACCGAAATAGCCAGAATGCTGTCCGGTGATCCCGTGGGAGCCGCCTCTATCAGCCACGCCCGCGAACTAATCGGAAAATATCCGCCCAAGGCGGGGCTCAAGAGGTCGGAGAGTGGGTAA
- a CDS encoding NAD(+)/NADH kinase, with translation MQREVKRALLVANCLKEKAESLISDIGSYLQEHRIFYTVNRITGKPDISSFSEENAADIVFSLGGDGTVLYTARALAGLNVPILAVNIGSLGFITEVTLDEWKEAFEKYRSGILGLSERVLVNVSVERRGEIVREFEGLNDAVVASDGISKVVRLSVDISDTPVGKYRADGIIVSTPTGSTAYSAAAGGPILDPEMEALVLNPICPFTLSNRTIVVNGDRCITILVEKDQRTRIILTMDGQIVFPLEPEDKLHIRRSSRKVSLIRSDKRNFYEVLRTKLNWSGGPDA, from the coding sequence ATGCAAAGAGAAGTAAAGCGTGCCCTGCTTGTTGCGAACTGCCTTAAGGAGAAGGCGGAGTCTCTTATCTCCGATATCGGAAGCTATCTTCAGGAGCACAGGATCTTCTATACCGTCAACCGTATCACCGGCAAACCGGATATATCAAGTTTTTCCGAAGAGAACGCCGCGGATATCGTCTTTTCCCTGGGAGGCGACGGTACTGTGCTGTACACCGCCAGGGCCCTGGCGGGTCTCAACGTCCCTATTCTGGCGGTCAACATTGGCAGTCTTGGTTTCATTACCGAGGTTACCCTGGATGAGTGGAAAGAGGCCTTTGAGAAGTATCGTTCCGGGATCCTGGGCCTGAGCGAGCGGGTCCTGGTCAACGTCTCCGTGGAGCGCAGGGGAGAGATCGTTCGGGAATTCGAAGGCCTGAACGACGCCGTTGTGGCCTCCGACGGGATATCCAAGGTTGTTCGTCTTTCGGTTGATATTTCCGATACCCCGGTGGGAAAATACCGGGCGGATGGAATCATCGTCTCCACCCCGACGGGATCCACCGCCTACAGCGCCGCGGCGGGCGGCCCGATCCTCGATCCGGAAATGGAAGCCCTGGTATTGAATCCTATCTGCCCTTTTACCCTTTCCAACAGGACCATTGTTGTCAACGGTGACAGATGCATAACCATTCTGGTGGAAAAAGATCAGCGTACCAGGATAATCCTGACCATGGATGGACAGATAGTCTTCCCCCTGGAACCGGAAGACAAGCTGCATATCCGTCGCTCCTCCCGCAAGGTCTCTCTGATCCGTTCGGATAAACGAAACTTTTACGAGGTTCTGCGGACCAAGCTCAACTGGTCGGGAGGCCCCGATGCTTGA